The Candidatus Dependentiae bacterium genome includes a window with the following:
- a CDS encoding YbhB/YbcL family Raf kinase inhibitor-like protein: MKLMSPSFKNGGAIERRFTCDGEDFSPELLWEGSPEKTKSFALIVDDPDAPMGTWVHWLAYNIPGTVRRLEEHVLISRLSGASEGINDEGKLVFHGPCPPSGTHRYFFKLYALDIKLEFKTAPTKSQMEAAMKGHILATAQLMGTYKREKK, encoded by the coding sequence ATGAAGTTAATGAGTCCATCTTTTAAAAACGGGGGCGCCATTGAACGGCGTTTTACCTGTGATGGTGAAGATTTTTCACCAGAACTTCTTTGGGAGGGATCTCCCGAGAAAACAAAATCTTTTGCGTTGATCGTTGATGATCCAGATGCCCCAATGGGAACGTGGGTGCACTGGCTTGCCTATAATATTCCTGGAACGGTTCGGCGCCTTGAGGAGCATGTGCTTATTTCACGTTTAAGCGGCGCAAGCGAAGGGATAAACGATGAAGGGAAACTGGTATTTCATGGGCCATGCCCACCAAGCGGTACGCATCGATATTTTTTTAAATTATATGCGCTTGATATAAAACTTGAATTTAAAACAGCACCAACCAAATCACAAATGGAAGCTGCAATGAAAGGGCACATTCTTGCTACTGCGCAATTAATGGGAACCTATAAGCGAGAAAAGAAATAA
- the prfA gene encoding peptide chain release factor 1, with protein sequence MELSWPDLKKRHEELSNQLLSPSLDYAQRQEMQKEHSRLSNLLEKRKVIEAIEADTASAQKEMASTQDAEMKALFLEELNSLEEQLKKEQQSLENILYPPDPLDDRSVFIEIRAGTGGQEAALFAADLMKMYTNYALSKGWQVSLADMSETDLGGIREVTLHIQGDGVFGHLKFEAGVHRVQRVPKTETQGRVHTSTATVAVLPEADEVEFNISPADLRVDTFRAGGAGGQHVNKTESAVRITHIPTGVAVACQEERSQHKNRAKAMKMLQSRLLMAQREKQEMEESHKRKEMVGTGMRAEKVRTYNFPQNRVTDHQVEVTLKKLDRVIEGDLDDIIQPLIAKGLEDRRKALAKAI encoded by the coding sequence ATGGAGTTATCCTGGCCGGACTTAAAAAAAAGACACGAGGAGCTGAGCAATCAGCTCCTTTCTCCTTCTCTCGATTATGCGCAGCGCCAAGAAATGCAAAAAGAGCATTCTCGGCTCTCAAATCTGCTTGAAAAAAGAAAAGTTATTGAAGCAATTGAAGCAGATACCGCTTCTGCGCAAAAAGAGATGGCATCCACTCAAGATGCTGAAATGAAAGCACTCTTTCTAGAAGAATTAAATTCATTGGAAGAGCAACTAAAAAAAGAACAACAATCCCTAGAAAATATTCTATATCCCCCAGATCCGCTTGATGATCGTTCCGTATTTATTGAAATTAGAGCTGGAACTGGCGGCCAAGAGGCGGCCCTTTTTGCAGCTGATCTTATGAAAATGTATACAAACTATGCATTATCAAAAGGGTGGCAAGTTTCTCTTGCAGATATGAGCGAAACAGATTTGGGCGGAATTCGCGAAGTGACCCTTCATATTCAAGGTGATGGTGTTTTTGGGCATTTAAAATTTGAAGCGGGTGTTCATCGTGTGCAACGTGTACCAAAAACAGAAACGCAAGGCCGCGTTCACACTTCTACTGCGACAGTCGCAGTACTTCCAGAAGCTGATGAAGTAGAATTTAATATTAGCCCAGCAGATTTACGCGTTGATACCTTTAGAGCTGGTGGTGCTGGTGGGCAGCATGTTAATAAAACAGAATCTGCCGTTCGCATAACTCACATTCCAACAGGTGTTGCAGTTGCTTGCCAAGAAGAACGCTCTCAGCATAAAAATCGTGCAAAAGCGATGAAGATGCTTCAATCGCGACTTTTAATGGCCCAACGCGAAAAACAAGAGATGGAAGAAAGCCATAAGCGAAAAGAGATGGTAGGAACCGGAATGCGTGCAGAAAAAGTGCGCACCTATAACTTTCCACAAAACCGTGTTACCGATCACCAAGTTGAAGTAACGCTCAAAAAATTGGATCGCGTGATCGAAGGCGATCTTGACGATATTATTCAGCCGCTTATTGCTAAGGGGCTTGAAGATCGGCGCAAAGCACTGGCAAAAGCAATCTAA
- a CDS encoding DEAD/DEAH box helicase, producing MSEYGNFRKSWQKGGSAKDKGARTHSRGGGRPQRAIKKFDPSGFIKKVEEQTSAPAYVPKNTFNDFLIDEQIKKNIAAKGYINPTPIQDQAIPVILEGKDVIGTANTGTGKTASFLIPLVHNVLTKKTNRVLIIAPTRELADQILEELRLFASKTGIHAALCIGGANMMAQIDKLKKNPQFVIGTPGRLLDLEQNRIINFNNYTSIVLDEVDRMLDMGFINDIKYIIAKLPPKRHSLFFSATISQDLKKIMDSFLREPVSIRIQAGRQSAENVNQDVLHIGSNSKIELLHDLLIKPEFKKVIIFSRTKRATDKLAKMLRERGFDVVAIHGDKTQSQRKKSLDLFKQNKVRILLATDVVARGIDIDDVSHVINYDLPETYEDYIHRIGRTGRADKIGQAITFVD from the coding sequence TTGATCCCTCAGGATTTATAAAAAAAGTTGAAGAGCAAACTTCAGCTCCTGCTTATGTTCCTAAAAATACCTTCAACGATTTTTTAATCGATGAGCAAATTAAAAAAAATATTGCCGCAAAAGGGTATATAAATCCGACGCCAATTCAAGATCAAGCGATCCCAGTTATTTTGGAAGGCAAGGATGTTATTGGAACAGCAAATACTGGAACAGGAAAAACTGCTTCATTTTTAATACCATTGGTTCATAATGTTTTAACAAAAAAAACTAATCGCGTATTAATTATTGCCCCAACGCGTGAATTGGCAGATCAGATTTTAGAAGAACTGAGATTGTTTGCAAGCAAAACCGGCATTCATGCTGCGCTGTGCATTGGCGGTGCAAATATGATGGCTCAAATTGATAAGCTGAAAAAAAATCCACAGTTTGTTATTGGTACGCCAGGAAGATTATTGGATCTAGAACAAAATCGCATTATCAATTTTAATAATTATACTTCGATCGTACTTGATGAAGTTGATAGAATGCTTGATATGGGGTTCATTAACGACATCAAATATATTATTGCTAAACTTCCGCCTAAGCGACATTCATTATTTTTCTCGGCGACCATTTCTCAAGATCTAAAGAAAATAATGGATTCATTTTTGCGTGAGCCGGTTTCAATTCGTATTCAGGCGGGGCGGCAATCTGCAGAAAATGTAAACCAAGACGTACTTCATATTGGTAGTAATAGTAAAATTGAACTCCTTCACGATCTTTTGATTAAACCAGAGTTCAAAAAAGTTATTATTTTTTCACGCACTAAAAGAGCAACCGATAAATTGGCAAAAATGCTTCGGGAGCGCGGTTTTGATGTCGTCGCAATTCATGGCGATAAAACACAATCGCAAAGAAAAAAATCACTGGATCTTTTCAAGCAAAACAAAGTACGCATTCTTTTAGCAACTGACGTTGTTGCGCGAGGTATTGATATTGATGATGTATCGCACGTGATTAACTATGATCTACCAGAAACCTATGAAGATTACATTCACAGAATAGGTAGAACAGGCCGTGCCGATAAAATTGGCCAAGCAATAACGTTTGTTGATTGA
- a CDS encoding NupC/NupG family nucleoside CNT transporter, which translates to MFSYLLEYNRYMNLIGIFVILGIAFLFSRNRRAINYKLVVNALILQFVIGMITLRTSIGHRIVQAVADVVTVVYKCADAGVSFVFGNLGDPSQAWGFIFAVKVLPIIIFFGALMAALFHWGIIQRVVWVIGHVVQPFLGTSGAETLCAVANSFLGQTEAPLLIRNYLPTMTKSEIMVVMISGMGTVSGAILAVFGQMGVPMVHLLTASVMAIPGSMLIAKILYPEEEKPKTLRGAEVSIKSTTGTIFDALSIGTTDGMYLALNVGAMLISFLSLIALVNVILGYGSQTFNYYLADLGIQIPALSLNYIFSYIFAPFGYLLGFTGTEAQQAGQLLGTKVTINELIAYSEMVKMGLSERVISIMTYALCGFSNFSCIGIQIGGIGALVPEKRAWLCELGLVAVLGGSLSNLLSALIAGLLL; encoded by the coding sequence ATGTTTTCTTATCTTCTTGAATATAATCGATACATGAATTTAATTGGTATCTTCGTGATACTTGGCATTGCGTTTTTGTTTTCGCGCAATCGCCGTGCCATCAATTATAAGTTAGTAGTTAATGCGCTCATTTTGCAATTTGTGATCGGGATGATTACTTTGCGCACTTCGATTGGCCATAGAATCGTTCAAGCGGTTGCGGACGTTGTAACCGTTGTGTACAAATGTGCAGATGCCGGCGTTTCATTTGTGTTTGGCAATTTGGGTGATCCTTCTCAAGCATGGGGATTCATTTTTGCAGTTAAAGTTTTACCAATTATTATTTTCTTTGGTGCGCTGATGGCAGCACTTTTCCATTGGGGAATTATTCAACGCGTCGTGTGGGTGATTGGCCATGTGGTGCAACCATTTTTGGGTACTTCCGGCGCTGAAACATTGTGCGCTGTTGCAAATAGTTTTCTTGGTCAAACAGAAGCGCCACTTTTAATTCGTAATTATTTACCAACGATGACCAAATCGGAAATTATGGTTGTGATGATTAGTGGCATGGGGACCGTAAGCGGTGCAATTTTAGCAGTTTTTGGGCAGATGGGCGTACCTATGGTGCATTTGCTAACCGCAAGCGTTATGGCGATTCCAGGTTCTATGCTTATCGCAAAAATTCTTTATCCTGAAGAAGAAAAACCTAAAACATTGCGTGGTGCAGAAGTTTCTATTAAAAGTACAACAGGCACAATTTTTGATGCGCTTTCGATAGGTACAACCGATGGGATGTATCTTGCATTAAACGTGGGTGCGATGTTGATCTCATTTCTTTCGCTCATTGCGTTGGTTAACGTAATTCTTGGGTACGGTTCGCAAACATTCAATTATTATCTTGCAGATCTTGGTATTCAAATCCCGGCGCTCAGCTTAAACTATATTTTTTCGTATATTTTCGCGCCGTTTGGTTATTTGCTTGGTTTTACTGGAACTGAAGCGCAGCAAGCAGGGCAACTTTTGGGCACGAAAGTAACAATCAATGAACTTATTGCGTACAGCGAAATGGTAAAGATGGGATTATCTGAGCGTGTCATTTCTATTATGACCTATGCACTCTGCGGTTTTTCCAATTTTTCATGCATCGGGATTCAAATAGGCGGCATCGGTGCGCTTGTTCCAGAAAAACGTGCGTGGCTTTGCGAATTGGGGCTCGTTGCGGTACTTGGGGGTTCGCTTTCTAATTTATTATCAGCGCTTATTGCGGGTCTGCTTTTATAA
- a CDS encoding alpha/beta hydrolase codes for MWEIRMNKLQIGAVALGVLSMFSIAGALEKNGKYKNLDPQVAQFLNKLAKQDGPPIYTLPIEQARKVLDDLQAGSVGTIAADVKDITIKGGPTKEVSVRLIRPAGSKGILPVVIYVHGGGWILGNKNTHDRLVRRLANDANVVIAFVNYTPSPEAQYPVPTEQIYTAADYLAKNAAKYQIDPKRMAIAGDSVGGLMATMVARMAKERGGPQFKSQLLFYPVTDARFNTGSYNEFQDGFWLGKKSMQWFWDAYAPDRAKRLNANVTPLNATIEQLKGMPPTLLIVDENDVLRDEGEAYARKLMQAGVPTKAMRILGTVHDFLLLDPIKNTEPTQLALEIAVNTIKQAFR; via the coding sequence ATGTGGGAAATACGTATGAATAAATTGCAGATAGGTGCTGTGGCTTTGGGTGTGCTTTCAATGTTCAGCATTGCGGGCGCGCTTGAAAAAAACGGCAAATATAAAAATCTCGATCCTCAGGTTGCTCAGTTTCTAAATAAGTTAGCAAAACAAGACGGCCCGCCAATTTATACTTTGCCTATAGAGCAAGCGCGCAAAGTGCTTGATGATCTTCAGGCAGGCTCGGTGGGCACCATTGCTGCCGATGTAAAAGATATTACTATTAAAGGCGGCCCCACCAAAGAGGTTTCGGTTCGATTAATACGCCCAGCGGGAAGCAAAGGCATATTGCCTGTTGTGATTTATGTTCATGGTGGCGGATGGATTTTGGGAAATAAAAATACACACGATAGATTGGTACGGCGGCTTGCAAATGATGCCAACGTTGTTATAGCCTTTGTTAATTATACGCCGTCTCCTGAAGCACAATATCCAGTTCCTACCGAACAAATTTATACTGCAGCCGATTATCTTGCAAAGAATGCGGCAAAGTATCAAATCGATCCAAAAAGAATGGCAATCGCGGGCGACAGTGTTGGTGGTTTGATGGCGACCATGGTTGCGCGCATGGCAAAAGAACGTGGCGGGCCGCAGTTTAAATCTCAATTACTTTTTTACCCGGTCACCGATGCGCGTTTTAACACCGGCTCTTACAATGAATTTCAAGATGGTTTTTGGCTTGGTAAAAAATCGATGCAATGGTTTTGGGATGCGTATGCACCAGATCGCGCAAAAAGATTGAATGCAAACGTAACGCCCTTGAATGCGACTATAGAACAGCTCAAAGGAATGCCGCCGACATTGCTCATTGTTGACGAAAATGATGTATTGCGCGATGAAGGCGAAGCGTACGCGCGAAAACTAATGCAAGCGGGAGTGCCGACAAAAGCAATGCGTATTTTAGGTACGGTACACGATTTTCTTTTATTAGATCCGATTAAAAATACAGAGCCCACTCAATTAGCTCTAGAAATTGCAGTGAATACGATCAAGCAGGCGTTTCGTTAA
- the ppsA gene encoding phosphoenolpyruvate synthase: MNYIRYFNQISMNDVAKVGGKTASLGEMFNQLTNRGLRVPNGFAITSQAYWHFLDHNALKEKITAILKPITQQTSLDELKKRGAQIRQLILQGTLPEDLAKEIDDAYSWLSDYYKQQNCDVAVRSSATAEDLPGASFAGQQETFLNVKGNKALQEACIKCFASLFTDRAIMYRIEKKFDHMKIALSIGVQKMVRSDLGVSGVMFTLDTESGFKDVVIINGSWGLGEAIVLGKVSPDEFWIHKPTFKKGFQSIIKKELGTKEIKIVYGTSGKESIEQINCTPQEQKTFCLSESEIVELTQAGIIIEEHYSKLHDAWTPMDIEWAKDGNDGKIYIVQARPETVHAVEKNEHKVVRYHLETKGSALNDAVIATGQSIGQAIASGPARIIKSIKEVETFNEGDILITQMTDPDWVPLMKKAAALVTERGGRTSHAAIVSRELGIPAIVGVGTALSKIKAGQEITIDCSRGDTGYIYGKAVPFKKEEISLAKLPELPVDLYMNIAEPERAFSLSWMPIDGIGLARTEFIITNKIKMHPMAAVEPERITDAKIRADIASLSNGYSDTKSFFVDSLAQGVATIAAAFYPKPVIVRFSDFKSNEYRNLVGGSYFEPQEENPMLGLRGASRYYNPLYQKAFELECQAMKIAREKMGFTNIVLMIPFVRTVAEAQRVIEVLKAQGLERGKKGLQLFMMCEIPSNVILIKSFCEYFDGISIGSNDLTQTTLAVDRDSQLLTSLFDERDEAVMLMMKMAIEGARKSGKHTGICGQAPSDYPEVADFLIKQGIDSISLNPDSIIPFLMRHANKK, encoded by the coding sequence ATGAACTATATACGCTATTTCAATCAAATTAGTATGAACGATGTCGCAAAAGTTGGTGGGAAAACCGCCTCGCTGGGGGAAATGTTTAATCAGCTAACCAATCGAGGCCTTCGTGTGCCCAATGGCTTTGCAATTACTTCGCAAGCGTATTGGCACTTTTTAGATCACAATGCATTAAAAGAAAAAATTACCGCGATTTTGAAACCGATTACGCAGCAAACGAGCTTAGATGAATTAAAAAAGCGTGGTGCCCAAATTCGTCAGCTTATTTTGCAAGGGACTCTTCCAGAGGATCTTGCAAAAGAGATCGATGATGCATATTCATGGCTCTCCGATTATTATAAGCAACAAAATTGCGATGTAGCTGTGCGTTCATCTGCAACCGCTGAAGATTTGCCGGGCGCATCATTTGCAGGCCAGCAGGAAACGTTTCTCAATGTTAAAGGAAATAAAGCTCTGCAAGAAGCATGTATTAAATGCTTTGCATCTCTTTTTACCGATCGAGCGATTATGTATCGCATTGAGAAAAAATTTGATCATATGAAAATTGCGCTCTCTATTGGTGTGCAGAAAATGGTGCGCTCCGATCTGGGTGTATCGGGCGTTATGTTTACACTGGATACAGAATCGGGCTTTAAGGATGTTGTGATCATCAATGGATCATGGGGCCTTGGTGAAGCTATAGTACTTGGCAAAGTGAGCCCTGATGAGTTCTGGATTCATAAACCTACGTTTAAAAAAGGATTTCAGTCTATTATAAAAAAAGAATTGGGCACCAAAGAAATCAAAATTGTTTATGGAACAAGTGGCAAGGAATCAATTGAGCAAATTAATTGCACTCCCCAGGAGCAAAAAACATTTTGCCTATCTGAAAGCGAAATAGTTGAATTGACCCAAGCTGGAATAATTATCGAAGAACATTATTCCAAATTACATGATGCATGGACGCCTATGGACATTGAATGGGCAAAAGATGGCAATGATGGAAAAATTTACATAGTTCAAGCACGGCCTGAAACGGTTCATGCAGTAGAAAAAAATGAACATAAAGTGGTTCGTTATCACCTTGAAACTAAAGGCTCTGCTTTAAACGATGCGGTCATTGCAACAGGGCAAAGCATTGGTCAGGCGATTGCATCGGGGCCGGCGCGAATAATAAAAAGCATTAAAGAGGTCGAAACGTTTAATGAGGGAGATATTCTCATTACGCAGATGACCGATCCTGATTGGGTGCCATTAATGAAAAAAGCTGCAGCGCTGGTTACCGAACGCGGAGGGCGCACGAGCCATGCAGCAATTGTAAGCCGTGAACTAGGAATTCCTGCGATTGTGGGAGTTGGAACCGCTCTGAGTAAAATAAAAGCGGGCCAAGAAATAACGATCGACTGTTCGCGCGGTGACACTGGCTATATTTACGGTAAAGCGGTGCCGTTTAAAAAAGAAGAAATTAGCCTGGCAAAATTACCTGAACTTCCGGTTGATCTTTATATGAATATTGCTGAACCAGAAAGGGCATTTTCGCTTTCATGGATGCCGATTGATGGCATTGGTTTAGCGCGTACTGAATTTATTATCACGAACAAAATAAAAATGCATCCAATGGCGGCGGTAGAGCCGGAAAGAATTACTGATGCAAAAATTCGCGCTGATATTGCATCACTTTCGAATGGATATTCAGACACGAAAAGTTTTTTTGTCGATTCCCTTGCGCAAGGCGTGGCAACTATTGCCGCTGCATTTTATCCGAAACCGGTTATTGTAAGATTTTCAGATTTTAAAAGTAATGAATATCGAAATTTAGTTGGCGGTTCTTATTTTGAGCCGCAGGAAGAAAATCCGATGCTTGGGCTTCGAGGTGCTTCTCGCTATTATAATCCGCTTTATCAAAAGGCGTTTGAGCTTGAATGCCAAGCAATGAAAATTGCGCGAGAAAAAATGGGATTTACCAATATTGTTCTCATGATCCCGTTTGTTCGAACTGTTGCAGAAGCGCAACGCGTGATTGAAGTGCTTAAAGCGCAGGGGCTCGAGCGAGGCAAAAAGGGGTTGCAATTATTTATGATGTGCGAAATTCCTTCAAATGTTATTTTGATCAAATCATTTTGTGAATATTTTGATGGCATTTCTATCGGTTCGAATGATCTTACGCAGACAACGTTAGCTGTCGATCGCGATTCGCAACTTCTCACCTCCTTATTTGATGAGCGGGATGAAGCAGTAATGCTCATGATGAAAATGGCAATCGAAGGCGCTAGAAAATCGGGCAAGCATACCGGTATTTGCGGGCAAGCACCATCCGATTATCCAGAAGTTGCAGATTTTTTGATCAAACAGGGGATTGATTCAATTTCGCTTAATCCTGATTCTATTATTCCGTTTTTGATGCGACATGCAAATAAAAAATAA
- a CDS encoding UTP--glucose-1-phosphate uridylyltransferase yields the protein MDVLKAVIPAAGLGTRFLPFTKAVPKELLPILNKPAIQYIVEEGIASEISQFFMITSKGKSAIEDHFDTNSDLELLLKERNQLELVASLDKIARAAQFCYIRQPEPLGLGHAIWMARHVIGKEHFGIFLPDDIIISKVPAMLQLLKVARQEKASVIAVQEVPIEQISSYGVIGIKKQLTPNLFQVSHLVEKPDQKDSPSNLAVVGRYILSNKVFAALDHIEADKRGEVQLTDAITEMMRTHSEKVYAFKIQGIRHDVGNPIGWIKAIIGCALQDPQCAPHITKILEDKELMDSFIYNRSKIVEHSL from the coding sequence ATGGACGTTTTGAAAGCTGTCATACCCGCAGCAGGTTTAGGCACACGTTTTTTGCCATTCACGAAAGCTGTTCCCAAAGAGCTCCTTCCAATTTTAAATAAGCCTGCGATTCAATATATCGTTGAAGAAGGAATTGCTTCAGAAATATCGCAGTTTTTCATGATCACGAGCAAGGGAAAATCTGCCATCGAAGATCATTTTGATACCAATAGCGATCTTGAGCTCCTTCTTAAAGAAAGAAATCAGCTTGAGTTGGTCGCATCACTTGATAAAATTGCGCGCGCAGCACAATTTTGTTATATTCGCCAGCCTGAGCCACTTGGCCTTGGGCACGCAATTTGGATGGCGCGACACGTCATTGGTAAAGAACATTTCGGGATTTTTTTGCCTGACGATATTATTATTTCAAAAGTTCCAGCAATGCTTCAACTATTAAAAGTTGCGCGCCAAGAAAAAGCGAGCGTAATTGCTGTGCAGGAAGTGCCAATAGAACAAATTTCTTCATACGGCGTTATCGGCATCAAAAAACAACTCACACCAAATTTATTTCAAGTTTCTCATCTTGTAGAAAAACCTGATCAAAAAGACAGTCCTTCAAACCTTGCAGTGGTGGGGCGCTATATTCTTTCAAATAAAGTTTTTGCTGCACTTGATCATATCGAAGCTGATAAACGGGGCGAAGTACAACTAACCGATGCAATAACTGAAATGATGCGTACGCACAGCGAAAAAGTTTACGCGTTTAAAATTCAGGGAATTCGTCATGATGTTGGTAATCCAATTGGGTGGATTAAAGCAATAATAGGATGCGCACTGCAAGATCCACAATGCGCACCCCATATTACTAAAATCCTTGAAGATAAAGAACTTATGGATTCGTTTATCTATAATCGCTCAAAGATTGTTGAACATTCGCTTTAA
- a CDS encoding superoxide dismutase: MIKKYGIFLLALLALVGVILFYSSGKFNPKLEEFEQSCPTGIVQPSGHSANIAGLQPVHYSKKNFNFSAIKGLSAKQLSEHNTLYEGYVNKRNEIAEKLTTVDRSNQNRTYAPYRALKLAETYALNGSLLHELYFENMNNEHSSVGELMNNLITKSFGSFAAFKEDLMAAAQASRGWVLTAYSLDDHLIHNYVLEEHNQTVPVLVMPLLVLDVYEHAYMIDFGIKRASYLDIFWDQIDWNVIEKRIQKWVMPFAQ; encoded by the coding sequence ATGATTAAAAAATATGGCATTTTTTTGCTAGCGCTTTTAGCCCTCGTAGGGGTTATTCTTTTTTATAGTTCAGGAAAATTTAATCCTAAACTCGAAGAATTTGAACAAAGCTGCCCTACTGGCATAGTGCAACCATCTGGTCACTCGGCAAACATCGCAGGGCTGCAACCTGTGCATTACTCAAAAAAAAACTTCAACTTTTCAGCAATTAAAGGCTTAAGCGCTAAACAACTGAGCGAACACAATACGCTTTATGAAGGATACGTAAATAAACGTAACGAAATTGCTGAAAAATTAACAACGGTTGATCGCAGCAATCAAAATAGAACGTATGCTCCTTATCGTGCCCTCAAACTCGCAGAAACGTATGCACTTAATGGCTCGCTCCTGCATGAACTCTATTTTGAGAATATGAACAACGAACATTCATCGGTTGGCGAGCTTATGAATAATCTTATAACTAAATCGTTCGGCTCATTTGCTGCATTTAAAGAAGATTTAATGGCAGCAGCGCAAGCATCGCGCGGCTGGGTGCTCACCGCCTATTCACTTGATGATCATTTAATTCACAATTATGTACTTGAAGAACATAATCAAACAGTACCAGTTTTGGTGATGCCTCTTTTAGTTCTGGATGTGTATGAACATGCATACATGATCGATTTCGGCATAAAAAGAGCATCTTATCTTGACATTTTTTGGGATCAAATTGATTGGAATGTTATCGAAAAAAGAATTCAAAAATGGGTTATGCCTTTTGCTCAATAG
- the rpmE gene encoding 50S ribosomal protein L31, giving the protein MKKELHPEFHDVTAHCACGYSFKTMSTVPDINVSICSHCHPFYTGSQKLVDTAGRIEKFEKRFKKGK; this is encoded by the coding sequence ATGAAAAAAGAACTACATCCAGAATTTCATGACGTAACTGCTCACTGCGCTTGCGGATATTCGTTTAAAACGATGTCTACAGTGCCAGATATTAACGTTTCAATTTGCTCTCACTGCCATCCGTTTTATACCGGTTCGCAAAAATTGGTTGATACTGCTGGCCGTATTGAGAAATTCGAAAAGCGTTTCAAAAAAGGTAAGTAA